In Alosa sapidissima isolate fAloSap1 chromosome 4, fAloSap1.pri, whole genome shotgun sequence, the following are encoded in one genomic region:
- the zgc:172271 gene encoding saxiphilin isoform X1 — translation MKAACVIVIIVICASQTSGKKMRWCTVSEIEQRKCAELSKALVAVLPPAAVAAFARLSCVKASSTADCIDKIRANRADLVTLDAGEVYTAVKQFGLIAVAKEIYSDGGCILAVAVVKNSSEGLDMRSLQGRRSCHSGARWTAGWSLPLGHLMSRNLLPWAEDQPFSHAVSNFFSGSCVPGAASLTPKLCGLCQGQRSYVRHRNFHCETSHSEPFYNNQGALRCLKTGAGEVAFVDHTALNTIEESEREEYKLLCTDGSTAPLSDFRRCNLGRGPGGGVVTRVNYRKIARKFLTASVMAFGLRGRERQRFQLFDSKPFGSSDLLFKDVTEKLAILPDDMDISQVLGLDYVALLKGLGHEGSSLEDSVVRWCCISHAEQKKCERWALSIKSDPLVCVKAASMSDCIEKIKRDEVDAVSLDATHTFIAGRCGLVPVVTEYYGEKCEPPEGSTHFETEDMPPVWAVALVRRSSKNVFLGNLGGRRSCHGHMYSPAGWLLPVKHPLSHEHNSSSSCSNPNQVYSKVFWKGCLPGARDNLCKVCMGGTEEAATKRCADNHNERYYGNMGALRCLVGDSSGKSYGDVAFLEHHNLENNIKQLNMTGWAEGWLVWDFELLCGTGGRAPLSDWQNCNLGAVPPNTVMTRPVLTTRIYDFLMKSQETLVAHPDSEFQLFESQEYGESDLLFKDSTRCLVHTSHMDYHTILGEEFYRQAEAVFNCTHTDILEFCNQDVCSIF, via the exons GTAAGAAGATGAGGTGGTGCACAGTGTCCGAGATCGAGCAGAGGAAGTGTGCGGAGCTGTCCAAGGCCCTGGTGGCAGTCCTTCCTCCAGCGGCCGTGGCTGCCTTCGCCAGGCTGTCCTGTGTGAAGGCTTCCAGTACAGCTGACTGCATTGACAAAATCAGG GCGAACCGTGCCGACCTGGTGACATTGGATGCAGGGGAAGTCTACACTGCTGTTAAGCAGTTCGGCCTCATTGCCGTAGCCAAAGAAATCTACAGTGAtg GTGGCTGTATCCTTGCGGTGGCTGTAGTGAAGAATAGCAGCGAGGGCTTGGACATGCGGTCTCTGCAGGGCCGCAGGAGCTGCCACAGCGGGGCTCGCTGGACTGCCGGCTGGAGCCTCCCGTTGGGACATCTGATGTCCCGCAACCTGCTGCCCTGGGCCGAGGACCAGCCATTCAGCcacg CGGTGAGCAACTTCTTCAGCGGCAGCTGTGTGCCAGGGGCGGCCTCCCTAACACCCAAGCTGTGTGGCCTCTGCCAAGGTCAGAGGTCATACGTCCGCCATCGCAACTTTCACTGTGAAACGTCTCACAGTGAGCCCTTCTATAACAACCAAGGGGCACTCAG ATGTTTAAAGACAGGAGCAGGAGAGGTGGCTTTTGTGGACCACACTGCCCTGAACACTATTGAAG aaagtgagagagaggagtacaAGTTGCTCTGTACAGACGGCTCAACTGCTCCTCTTAGTGACTTCAGAAGGTGTAACCTGGGCAGGGGTCCTGGAGGTGGAGTTGTCACACGTGTGAATTACCGCAAGATCGCCCGCAAATTCCTCACAgcatcagtg ATGGCGTTTGGCTTGCGAGGAAGGGAGAGGCAGCGGTTCCAGCTGTTTGACTCAAAGCCATTTGGCTCCAGTGACCTGCTTTTCAAGGATGTGACTGAGAAGCTGGCCATCCTCCCTGACGACATGGACATCAGTCAGGTGCTGGGCCTGGACTACGTTGCCCTCCTGAAAGGCCTGGGACACGAAG GTAGTTCTCTTGAGGACAGTGTGGTGCGCTGGTGCTGCATCAGCCATGCGGAGCAGAAGAAGTGCGAGCGCTGGGCCCTGAGCATCAAGTCGGaccctctggtgtgtgtgaagGCGGCCTCCATGAGCGACTGCATCGAAAAGATCAAG AGAGATGAAGTGGATGCTGTTTCACTGGATGCAACTCACACCTTCATTGCTGGGAGGTGTGGTCTTGTTCCTGTGGTGACAGAGTACTATG GAGAGAAGTGTGAACCACCTGAGGGATCAACTCATTTTGAGACTGAGG ACATGCCCCCCGTGTGGGCTGTGGCCCTGGTGCGGCGCTCCAGCAAGAATGTGTTTCTGGGGAACCTGGGGGGGCGGCGCTCGTGCCACGGCCACATGTACAGCCCTGCAGGCTGGCTGCTCCCCGTAAAACACCCCCTCAGCCACgaacacaacagcagctccaGCTGTAGCAACCCTAACCAAG TATACTCTAAGGTCTTCTGGAAGGGATGCCTTCCTGGCGCTCGGGATAACCTCTGTAAGGTCTGCATGGGAGGAACAGAGGAGGCAGCTACTAAACGTTGTGCCGACAACCACAATGAACGTTACTATGGAAATATGGGTGCTTTGAG GTGCCTTGTGGGAGATTCCAGCGGGAAGAGTTACGGAGATGTGGCTTTCCTGGAGCATCACAATTTGGAAAACAATATCAAGC AGCTGAACATGACTGGCTGGGCAGAGGGCTGGCTGGTCTGGGACTTTGAGCTACTCTGTGGGACGGGTGGCAGAGCCCCACTCTCTGACTGGCAGAACTGCAATCTGGGCGCAGTGCCACCCAATACGGTCATGACCCGACCTGTTCTCACCACCCGCATTTATGACTTTCTCATGAAGTCTCAG GAAACCCTGGTAGCCCATCCAGACTCGGAGTTTCAACTGTTTGAGTCTCAGGAATACGGCGAGAGTGATTTGCTGTTCAAAGACTCCACCCGCTGCCTGGTCCACACGAGCCACATGGACTACCACACTATCCTTGGAGAGGAGTTCTACAGGCAAGCTGAAGCAGTCttcaactgcacacacacag ATATTTTGGAGTTTTGCAACCAGGATGTTTGCAGTATTTTCTGA
- the zgc:172271 gene encoding serotransferrin-A isoform X2, protein MRSLQGRRSCHSGARWTAGWSLPLGHLMSRNLLPWAEDQPFSHAVSNFFSGSCVPGAASLTPKLCGLCQGQRSYVRHRNFHCETSHSEPFYNNQGALRCLKTGAGEVAFVDHTALNTIEESEREEYKLLCTDGSTAPLSDFRRCNLGRGPGGGVVTRVNYRKIARKFLTASVMAFGLRGRERQRFQLFDSKPFGSSDLLFKDVTEKLAILPDDMDISQVLGLDYVALLKGLGHEGSSLEDSVVRWCCISHAEQKKCERWALSIKSDPLVCVKAASMSDCIEKIKRDEVDAVSLDATHTFIAGRCGLVPVVTEYYGEKCEPPEGSTHFETEDMPPVWAVALVRRSSKNVFLGNLGGRRSCHGHMYSPAGWLLPVKHPLSHEHNSSSSCSNPNQVYSKVFWKGCLPGARDNLCKVCMGGTEEAATKRCADNHNERYYGNMGALRCLVGDSSGKSYGDVAFLEHHNLENNIKQLNMTGWAEGWLVWDFELLCGTGGRAPLSDWQNCNLGAVPPNTVMTRPVLTTRIYDFLMKSQETLVAHPDSEFQLFESQEYGESDLLFKDSTRCLVHTSHMDYHTILGEEFYRQAEAVFNCTHTDILEFCNQDVCSIF, encoded by the exons ATGCGGTCTCTGCAGGGCCGCAGGAGCTGCCACAGCGGGGCTCGCTGGACTGCCGGCTGGAGCCTCCCGTTGGGACATCTGATGTCCCGCAACCTGCTGCCCTGGGCCGAGGACCAGCCATTCAGCcacg CGGTGAGCAACTTCTTCAGCGGCAGCTGTGTGCCAGGGGCGGCCTCCCTAACACCCAAGCTGTGTGGCCTCTGCCAAGGTCAGAGGTCATACGTCCGCCATCGCAACTTTCACTGTGAAACGTCTCACAGTGAGCCCTTCTATAACAACCAAGGGGCACTCAG ATGTTTAAAGACAGGAGCAGGAGAGGTGGCTTTTGTGGACCACACTGCCCTGAACACTATTGAAG aaagtgagagagaggagtacaAGTTGCTCTGTACAGACGGCTCAACTGCTCCTCTTAGTGACTTCAGAAGGTGTAACCTGGGCAGGGGTCCTGGAGGTGGAGTTGTCACACGTGTGAATTACCGCAAGATCGCCCGCAAATTCCTCACAgcatcagtg ATGGCGTTTGGCTTGCGAGGAAGGGAGAGGCAGCGGTTCCAGCTGTTTGACTCAAAGCCATTTGGCTCCAGTGACCTGCTTTTCAAGGATGTGACTGAGAAGCTGGCCATCCTCCCTGACGACATGGACATCAGTCAGGTGCTGGGCCTGGACTACGTTGCCCTCCTGAAAGGCCTGGGACACGAAG GTAGTTCTCTTGAGGACAGTGTGGTGCGCTGGTGCTGCATCAGCCATGCGGAGCAGAAGAAGTGCGAGCGCTGGGCCCTGAGCATCAAGTCGGaccctctggtgtgtgtgaagGCGGCCTCCATGAGCGACTGCATCGAAAAGATCAAG AGAGATGAAGTGGATGCTGTTTCACTGGATGCAACTCACACCTTCATTGCTGGGAGGTGTGGTCTTGTTCCTGTGGTGACAGAGTACTATG GAGAGAAGTGTGAACCACCTGAGGGATCAACTCATTTTGAGACTGAGG ACATGCCCCCCGTGTGGGCTGTGGCCCTGGTGCGGCGCTCCAGCAAGAATGTGTTTCTGGGGAACCTGGGGGGGCGGCGCTCGTGCCACGGCCACATGTACAGCCCTGCAGGCTGGCTGCTCCCCGTAAAACACCCCCTCAGCCACgaacacaacagcagctccaGCTGTAGCAACCCTAACCAAG TATACTCTAAGGTCTTCTGGAAGGGATGCCTTCCTGGCGCTCGGGATAACCTCTGTAAGGTCTGCATGGGAGGAACAGAGGAGGCAGCTACTAAACGTTGTGCCGACAACCACAATGAACGTTACTATGGAAATATGGGTGCTTTGAG GTGCCTTGTGGGAGATTCCAGCGGGAAGAGTTACGGAGATGTGGCTTTCCTGGAGCATCACAATTTGGAAAACAATATCAAGC AGCTGAACATGACTGGCTGGGCAGAGGGCTGGCTGGTCTGGGACTTTGAGCTACTCTGTGGGACGGGTGGCAGAGCCCCACTCTCTGACTGGCAGAACTGCAATCTGGGCGCAGTGCCACCCAATACGGTCATGACCCGACCTGTTCTCACCACCCGCATTTATGACTTTCTCATGAAGTCTCAG GAAACCCTGGTAGCCCATCCAGACTCGGAGTTTCAACTGTTTGAGTCTCAGGAATACGGCGAGAGTGATTTGCTGTTCAAAGACTCCACCCGCTGCCTGGTCCACACGAGCCACATGGACTACCACACTATCCTTGGAGAGGAGTTCTACAGGCAAGCTGAAGCAGTCttcaactgcacacacacag ATATTTTGGAGTTTTGCAACCAGGATGTTTGCAGTATTTTCTGA
- the zgc:172271 gene encoding saxiphilin isoform X3 produces MKAACVIVIIVICASQTSGKKMRWCTVSEIEQRKCAELSKALVAVLPPAAVAAFARLSCVKASSTADCIDKIRANRADLVTLDAGEVYTAVKQFGLIAVAKEIYSDGGCILAVAVVKNSSEGLDMRSLQGRRSCHSGARWTAGWSLPLGHLMSRNLLPWAEDQPFSHAVSNFFSGSCVPGAASLTPKLCGLCQGQRSYVRHRNFHCETSHSEPFYNNQGALRCLKTGAGEVAFVDHTALNTIEESEREEYKLLCTDGSTAPLSDFRRCNLGRGPGGGVVTRVNYRKIARKFLTASVMAFGLRGRERQRFQLFDSKPFGSSDLLFKDVTEKLAILPDDMDISQVLGLDYVALLKGLGHEGSSLEDSVVRWCCISHAEQKKCERWALSIKSDPLVCVKAASMSDCIEKIKRDEVDAVSLDATHTFIAGRCGLVPVVTEYYGEKCEPPEGSTHFETEDMPPVWAVALVRRSSKNVFLGNLGGRRSCHGHMYSPAGWLLPVKHPLSHEHNSSSSCSNPNQVYSKVFWKGCLPGARDNLCKVCMGGTEEAATKRCADNHNERYYGNMGALRCLVGDSSGKSYGDVAFLEHHNLENNIKLCVSGQS; encoded by the exons GTAAGAAGATGAGGTGGTGCACAGTGTCCGAGATCGAGCAGAGGAAGTGTGCGGAGCTGTCCAAGGCCCTGGTGGCAGTCCTTCCTCCAGCGGCCGTGGCTGCCTTCGCCAGGCTGTCCTGTGTGAAGGCTTCCAGTACAGCTGACTGCATTGACAAAATCAGG GCGAACCGTGCCGACCTGGTGACATTGGATGCAGGGGAAGTCTACACTGCTGTTAAGCAGTTCGGCCTCATTGCCGTAGCCAAAGAAATCTACAGTGAtg GTGGCTGTATCCTTGCGGTGGCTGTAGTGAAGAATAGCAGCGAGGGCTTGGACATGCGGTCTCTGCAGGGCCGCAGGAGCTGCCACAGCGGGGCTCGCTGGACTGCCGGCTGGAGCCTCCCGTTGGGACATCTGATGTCCCGCAACCTGCTGCCCTGGGCCGAGGACCAGCCATTCAGCcacg CGGTGAGCAACTTCTTCAGCGGCAGCTGTGTGCCAGGGGCGGCCTCCCTAACACCCAAGCTGTGTGGCCTCTGCCAAGGTCAGAGGTCATACGTCCGCCATCGCAACTTTCACTGTGAAACGTCTCACAGTGAGCCCTTCTATAACAACCAAGGGGCACTCAG ATGTTTAAAGACAGGAGCAGGAGAGGTGGCTTTTGTGGACCACACTGCCCTGAACACTATTGAAG aaagtgagagagaggagtacaAGTTGCTCTGTACAGACGGCTCAACTGCTCCTCTTAGTGACTTCAGAAGGTGTAACCTGGGCAGGGGTCCTGGAGGTGGAGTTGTCACACGTGTGAATTACCGCAAGATCGCCCGCAAATTCCTCACAgcatcagtg ATGGCGTTTGGCTTGCGAGGAAGGGAGAGGCAGCGGTTCCAGCTGTTTGACTCAAAGCCATTTGGCTCCAGTGACCTGCTTTTCAAGGATGTGACTGAGAAGCTGGCCATCCTCCCTGACGACATGGACATCAGTCAGGTGCTGGGCCTGGACTACGTTGCCCTCCTGAAAGGCCTGGGACACGAAG GTAGTTCTCTTGAGGACAGTGTGGTGCGCTGGTGCTGCATCAGCCATGCGGAGCAGAAGAAGTGCGAGCGCTGGGCCCTGAGCATCAAGTCGGaccctctggtgtgtgtgaagGCGGCCTCCATGAGCGACTGCATCGAAAAGATCAAG AGAGATGAAGTGGATGCTGTTTCACTGGATGCAACTCACACCTTCATTGCTGGGAGGTGTGGTCTTGTTCCTGTGGTGACAGAGTACTATG GAGAGAAGTGTGAACCACCTGAGGGATCAACTCATTTTGAGACTGAGG ACATGCCCCCCGTGTGGGCTGTGGCCCTGGTGCGGCGCTCCAGCAAGAATGTGTTTCTGGGGAACCTGGGGGGGCGGCGCTCGTGCCACGGCCACATGTACAGCCCTGCAGGCTGGCTGCTCCCCGTAAAACACCCCCTCAGCCACgaacacaacagcagctccaGCTGTAGCAACCCTAACCAAG TATACTCTAAGGTCTTCTGGAAGGGATGCCTTCCTGGCGCTCGGGATAACCTCTGTAAGGTCTGCATGGGAGGAACAGAGGAGGCAGCTACTAAACGTTGTGCCGACAACCACAATGAACGTTACTATGGAAATATGGGTGCTTTGAG GTGCCTTGTGGGAGATTCCAGCGGGAAGAGTTACGGAGATGTGGCTTTCCTGGAGCATCACAATTTGGAAAACAATATCAAGC tgtgtgtctctgggcaGAGCTGA